The Drosophila bipectinata strain 14024-0381.07 chromosome 2L, DbipHiC1v2, whole genome shotgun sequence genome has a segment encoding these proteins:
- the Cda5 gene encoding mucin-2 isoform X5 — MGHSTGRLSILWLLGLCLLLFKAGYTEAQGKRSSRVTSSRGFGTNVKSSSSNGLSFDCPEEFGYYPHPTDCTQYYVCVFGGALLESCTGGLMYSHELQTCDWPRNVGCELVDTSSSAERVPSRSQAQTQTQHVPSRVRFGSAFSSPGAGASKAPTVAPQYHRSPPQVIQAQVQHIPPPPELRVPPNPVVTSRGQPKPLLDSQEDIAKLYAEAQETLPPVEEEESDRQQRVYRGQPSTVSQVQRDRDGIIHQASINAIPQAGKIGSYAFGTAYRDIEYQQQQQQDQRDQQQQQQPPPAAQYQPVVRQQQTQSTYRPIELSATPTPPQKASYGNQPTLVYSTDYDEDVNAQIEQDNVYDQPTRSPPRPEQVAIQRLATPSSAPSSTTPAARPDIRTYYDTLTTPDGSGLSQPDYSYSSSAEYAYGSPEDYDQSEATLTRTKPRSEADDYDLSANVVGPTGKSATAAPTRAKNSKSTPAIDRSPTKSSSFPTTQAVKVTKPTTTTTTTTTTSTTTPPPSTTTPKSSKAHANKPHKPHVPQKSKTKSTTPTPATTTAPQAPRKPSTTTTPPKLNPSTYSSNPFLKSKLQSLAQSLVSLVSPSQSSPQKPTRSPLPATHPSPSSTTQWPLGTDSAGSSQVEQVETVFDESQNVQVHTAEAPSSRSFETSTAPRFLDFINAAAYGTSPRGNLLHSVSEKPVKPAPREALYRPLEGHPSPTTDQPQQRKRIQTYILSDVEPQSFRIPGNERKAPSQEELMESSSTSRPNKHPIQYSLQSGSHGFSLFVEQAENKTTTSTTTTTTTTTTTTTTTPATTPQADTSDDYVEIVPTTYAPPLRIWRNGRPTIQQGFYRPTTSSPITTSDARTPPPAPFVSNTPDSVESSSTLRSTTVPRAQITPSTEKIVGMIPSFTARANFLKDSLNKVTPNPATRFVSPYKSLENLLQEERQHQHNLRTTSRPRYTNAPASPPFLQTTPKPPKSLFLTPTSRNTSQDVLATMASGNARNFSVSDAILSTFSPQRPAPTMLRTTSTTTTSTTTTEPPPPTVPTTTTPTTVSSVVASSPLRVSQLPGRPRGRSRYTVPTSNSLGDVADEPTTYAPKLRLPNGYEPSPYVKRKPHRIRVFREPTAKPQEKYEVYKAALQATDSGYDQLPSKSLKRKPIENEASLPDEPRAEALISHPLEARQQNSLEETVSSTEHVVAITERPTVKFLYSNKYRQQTAERTLAESLQNAGYISRAQKFRSANVLEQLKQFLAGSDSSSTSDESGTSHFVDEYAVPETNAAVDEIKNLYLTTEQSLRSTTLPVAPPRSTAVTSSPKSYSFQSSTAPTSTSTVRTTTAIPELSTPRTPPIAPPAQPAPPNPPTPASATTTVTATPPATFALPTARASRVNNVIKSSIAAVQSGASASPPSPAGFQPQQGLAAGKGKVPKFQFGFDPSIGKHSSSSISNPAAAAAATSASVKCSDSTLNAKCNEIPSRNNNRNRGSAIYTNQDRDVVSTPNRGTHPPRTRPTLKPSGTIVSKAQEFVDIYRNPPSRPDPIYPQPTPDKTAAKCRKDVCLLPDCYCGGKDIPGELPVESIPQIVLLTFDDSVNDLNKQLYTDLFEKGRVNPNGCPITATFYVSHEWTDYSQVQNLYADGHEMASHTVSHSFGEQFSQKKWTREIAGQREILAAYGGVKLSDVRGMRAPFLSVGGNKMYKMLYDSNFTYDSSMPVYENRPPSWPYTLDYKIFHDCMIPPCPTRSYPGVWQVPMVMWQDLNGGRCSMGDACSNPSDAEGVTKMIMKNFERHYTTNRAPFGLFYHAAWFTQPHHKEGFIKFLDAINAMPDVWIVTNWQALQWVRDPTPISRINSFQPFQCDYSDRPKRCNNPKVCNLWHKSGVRYMKTCQPCPDIYPWTGKSGIRSSRIDNEVEEPAP; from the exons GATACACAGAGGCCCAGGGAAAGCGATCCTCCCGTGTCACCAGCTCCCGCGGCTTCGGCACCAACGTGAAATCCTCCAGCTCCAATGGCCTTAGCTTCGACTGCCCCGAGGAGTTCGGCTACTACCCCCATCCCACGGACTGCACCCAGTACTACGTGTGCGTCTTCGGCGGAGCCCTGCTGGAGAGCTGCACCGGCGGACTGATGTACTCGCACGAGCTGCAAACCTGCGACTGGCCCCGTAACGTGGGCTGCGAGCTGGTGGACACTTCCTCCTCTGCGGAGCGTGTTCCGTCCCGCAGCCAGGCCCAGACCCAGACGCAGCACGTCCCCAGTCGAGTCCGCTTCGGCTCAGCCTTCAGCAGCCCTGGCGCCGGTGCATCGAAGGCGCCCACTGTGGCCCCGCAGTACCACAGATCTCCGCCGCAGGTGATCCAGGCCCAGGTTCAGCACATCCCGCCGCCCCCGGAGCTGCGTGTGCCGCCGAATCCGGTGGTCACGTCCCGCGGTCAGCCGAAGCCTCTGCTCGACTCCCAGGAGGACATAGCGAAG CTGTACGCCGAAGCCCAAGAAACCTTGCCGCCCGTCGAAGAGGAGGAGTCTGATCGACAGCAGCGCGTGTACCGCGGACAGCCCAGTACCGTCAGTCAGGTGCAGCGAGACCGCGATGGAATCATTCACCAGGCAAGCATCAATGCCATCCCCCAGGCCGGGAAAATCGGATCGTACGCCTTCGGAACGGCCTACAG GGACATAGagtaccagcagcagcagcagcaggatcaGCGggatcagcagcaacagcagcagcctcCGCCTGCCGCGCAGTACCAGCCGGTCGTGCGCCAGCAGCAGACTCAGTCCACCTACCGACCAATCGAGCTGTCTGCCACGCCCACCCCACCCCAGAAGGCATCTTACGGTAACCAGCCCACCCTGGTTTACAGCACGGACTACGATGAGGACGTCAATGCTCAG ATCGAGCAGGATAACGTTTACGATCAACCGACCCGATCGCCTCCGAG GCCGGAGCAAGTGGCTATCCAACGGCTTGCCACGCCCTCGAGCGCCCCCTCCTCGACCACTCCAGCTGCCCGCCCGGATATCCGGACCTACTATGACACGCTGACCACCCCAGATGGCTCTGGCTTGAGTCAGCCCGACTACAGCTACTCCAGTTCGGCGGAGTACGCCTACGGCTCGCCGGAGGACTATGACCAGAGCGAGGCCACTCTGACGCGAACGAAGCCCCGCTCCGAGGCGGACGACTACGACCTCTCCGCCAATGTGGTTGGCCCAACCGGAAAGAGTGCCACTGCCGCCCCGACTCGGGCCAAGAACTCGAAGTCCACTCCTGCCATCGACAGGAGCCCCACGAAGAGTTCCTCCTTTCCCACGACACAAGCCGTAAAGGTTACAAAGCccacaaccaccaccaccaccacaacaactACAAGTACAaccacaccaccaccatcaaCGACAACTCCAAAAAG CTCGAAAGCGCATGCAAATAAACCCCACAAGCCACACGTTCCCCAAAAGTCAAAGACCAAGTCCACCACACCCACACCCGCCACCACCACAGCCCCACAGGCTCCCCGAAAGCCGTCCACCACGACAACACCCCCCAAACTCAATCCCTCCACTTACAGCTCCAACCCCTTTCTCAAGTCAAAGCTTCAGAGCCTGGCCCAGTCGCTGGTCAGCCTAGTTTCCCCCAGTCAGTCGTCTCCACAAAAACCGACCCGATCCCCTCTCCCAGCCACCCATCCTTCACCTTCCTCGACCACCCAATGGCCCCTAGGGACCGATAGCGCGGGCAGCAGCCAAGTGGAGCAGGTCGAGACCGTCTTTGACGAGAGTCAGAACGTCCAGGTCCACACAGCCGAGGCGCCCAGCAGCCGCTCCTTCGAAACGAGCACTGCGCCGAGGTTCCTGGACTTTATCAATGCCGCCGCCTACGGCACCAGCCCGCGGGGCAATCTGTTGCATTCGGTGTCGGAGAAGCCCGTTAAGCCAGCCCCTAGGGAAGCTCTCTACCGGCCCCTCGAAGGACATCCCTCTCCGACAACGGACCAGCCGCAACAGCGAAAGCGCATTCAAACCTATATTTTGTCCGATGTAGAGCCTCAGAGCTTCAGGATTCCCGGAAACGAGAGAAAAGCGCCTTCTCAGGAGGAACTCATGGAGAGCTCCAGTACGTCTCGACCTAATAAGCATCCCATCCAGTACAGCCTGCAGAGTGGATCGCACGGATTCAGTTTGTTTGTGGAGCAGGCTGAGAATAAAACCACAACCTCAACTactacaacaaccacaaccacGACAACGACTACTACAACCACGCCCGCCACCACACCTCAAGCAGATACCTCCGATGATTACGTGGAAATAGTACCCACCACATATGCCCCTCCTCTCCGCATTTGGCGCAACGGAAGACCCACTATTCAACAGGGATTCTACAGGCCGACCACTTCGAGTCCAATAACCACGTCTGATGCAAGGACGCCACCTCCAGCACCATTCGTCTCGAACACCCCGGACAGCGTGGAGTCCAGCAGCACCCTGAGGTCAACAACAGTGCCCAGGGCTCAGATTACCCCCAGCACCGAGAAGATCGTTGGCATGATTCCCAGCTTCACAGCCCGCGCCAACTTCCTGAAGGACAGTCTCAACAAAGTGACTCCCAACCCGGCAACGCGTTTCGTTTCGCCGTACAAGAGCCTGGAGAACCTGCTCCAGGAGGAGCGCCAGCACCAGCACAACCTGCGAACAACCTCGAGGCCCAGATACACGAACGCCCCCGCCTCGCCACCCTTCCTGCAGACGACGCCGAAGCCACCGAAGAGTCTGTTCCTCACCCCGACGTCGAGAAACACCAGCCAGGATGTCCTGGCCACCATGGCTTCTGGCAATGCCCGAAACTTCAGTGTCAGCGACGCCATTCTTAGCACGTTTAGCCCGCAAAGACCGGCACCCACCATGCTCCGGACAACGAGTACCACCACCACGAGCACTACCACCACGGAGCCTCCTCCGCCAACGGTGCCAACAACCACGACCCCAACCACCGTTTCCTCTGTTGTTGCTTCTTCGCCCCTTCGCGTCTCTCAGTTGCCAGGACGGCCCCGCGGCCGCTCCCGATACACAGTGCCCACTTCGAACAGCCTCGGCGATGTGGCGGACGAACCCACGACCTACGCCCCCAAGTTGAGGCTGCCCAACGGCTATGAGCCGAGCCCTTACGTAAAACGAAAGCCACATCGCATCCGAGTGTTCCGAGAGCCCACAGCTAAGCCGCAGGAGAAGTACGAGGTCTACAAGGCTGCCCTCCAGGCCACGGACTCCGGCTACGACCAACTTCCGTCAAAGTCGCTGAAGCGTAAACCCATCGAGAACGAGGCCAGCCTGCCGGACGAGCCACGGGCCGAGGCCCTGATCAGCCACCCGCTGGAAGCCAGGCAGCAGAACAGCCTTGAAGAAACGGTCAGCTCCACGGAGCACGTGGTGGCCATAACGGAGCGGCCGACGGTAAAGTTTCTCTACTCGAACAAGTACCGCCAGCAGACCGCGGAGCGCACGCTGGCGGAGAGTCTGCAAAATGCAGGATACATTTCCAGGGCACAGAAGTTCCGATCGGCCAATGTGCTGGAGCAACTGAAGCAGTTCCTGGCCGGCAGCGACAGCTCCAGCACCAGCGACGAGAGCGGCACGTCCCACTTCGTGGACGAGTACGCGGTGCCGGAAACAAACGCTGCCGTGGATGAGATCAAGAACCTGTATCTGACCACGGAGCAGTCGCTGCGCTCCACCACCCTGCCCGTCGCGCCCCCTCGATCCACCGCCGTCACAAGCTCGCCAAAAAGCTACTCCTTCCAGTCCTCCACCGCTCCCACCTCCACCAGCACTGTACGAACCACGACAGCCATCCCTGAACTTAGTACGCCCAGAACACCTCCGATAGCCCCTCCAGCTCAGCCAGCTCCCCCGAATCCGCCCACCCCCGCCTCAGCCACCACCACCGTCACTGCCACACCCCCCGCCACGTTTGCACTGCCCACTGCCCGCGCTTCGAGGGTGAACAATGTCATTAAGTCGTCGATCGCCGCGGTCCAATCCGGCGCGAGCGCTAGCCCCCCCTCCCCGGCGGGCTTCCAGCCGCAGCAGGGGCTGGCGGCGGGTAAAGGGAAGGTGCCCAAGTTCCAATTTGGCTTCGACCCCAGCATTGGCAAGCACTCGTCGAGCAGCATCAGCAATCCTGCCGCAGCCGCAGCCGCAACCTCCGCCTCAGTGAAGTGCTCAGATAGCACACTGAACGCCAAGTGCAACGAGATCCCGTCAAG AAACAACAATAGAAACCGGGGCAGTGCCATTTACACCAACCAGGACCGGGATGTCGTCTCGACCCCGAACCGTGGCACTCATCCGCC ACGCACCCGGCCCACGTTGAAGCCCTCTGGAACCATCGTCTCAAAGGCCCAGGAGTTCGTGGACATCTACCGCAACCCGCCCTCCCGACCGGACCCCATCTACCCGCAGCCCACACCCGACAAGACGGCGGCCAAGTGCCGCAAGGATGTGTGCCTGCTGCCCGACTGCTACTGCGGTGGCAAGGACATTCCAG GCGAACTGCCCGTTGAAAGCATCCCCCAAATCGTCCTCCTGACCTTCGACGACTCCGTGAACGATCTGAACAAGCAGTTGTACACGGATCTGTTCGAGAAGGGCCGCGTCAACCCCAACGGCTGTCCGATCACGGCCACCTTCTACGTGTCCCACGAGTGGACCGACTACAGCCAGGTGCAGAACCTCTACGCCGATGGACACGAGATGGCCTCCCACACAGTTTC TCACAGCTTCGGAGAGCAGTTCTCCCAGAAGAAATGGACTCGGGAAATCGCCGGACAGCGGGAGATCCTGGCTGCCTACGGCGGGGTGAAGCTGTCGGATGTGCGCGGTATGCGAGCGCCCTTCCTCTCGGTGGGCGGTAACAAGATGTACAAGATGCTGTACGACTCCAACTTCACCTACGACTCCTCCATGCCGGTCTACGAGAATCGGCCGCCCTCTTGGCCCTACACCCTGGACTATAAGATCTTCCACGACTGCATGATTCCGCCCTGCCCAACCCGATCATACCCAGGGGTCTGGCAGGTTCCAATGGTCATGTGGCAGGACCTCAACGGAGGCCGCTGTTCTATGGGCGACGCCTGCTCGAACCCCAGCGATGCGGAGGGCGTGACCAAAATGATCATGAAGAACTTTGAACGGCACTACACCACCAACAG GGCACCCTTCGGGCTTTTCTACCACGCTGCCTGGTTCACGCAGCCGCACCACAAGGAGGGCTTCATCAAGTTCCTCGACGCCATCAACGCCATGCCAGACGTgtggatcgtgaccaactggCAGGCCTTGCAGTGGGTGCGCGATCCCACGCCCATCTCGCGCATCAACTCCTTCCAGCCCTTCCAATGCGACTACTCG GACCGGCCCAAGCGCTGCAACAACCCGAAGGTGTGCAACCTGTGGCACAAGTCCGGCGTCCGCTACATGAAGACGTGTCAGCCCTGCCCCGACATCTACCCCTGGACCGGCAAATCAGGCATCCGGTCGTCGCGCATCGACAACGAGGTGGAGGAGCCCGCTCCGTAG